CCCACCAGCTGAGCCCCGTGCCCAGCATCACGATCAGCGTGGCCAGGCCCGCCGGCGTGGTGAAGGCGCTCAGGGTCAGGCCCGCGATGAGCGTGCGGGCGCGCACCGGGAACAGGACGAAGCTGTGCGGGTCCAGCGTGGCGTCCACGCCGGTGATGAACGGCGGGATGAGCAGCCACCCCAGCGCCAGCGCCGACGCGACGAGCACGGTCACCGTGCCGCGGTCCACGACCCACGCGTCCGGCAGGAACGTCACCAGCATCACGACGACGAACACGGCCAGGCCCAGCACGTACAGGGCGCCCAGCACGGCGAACACGAGGGTGAACGTGGAGCGGCGCCACTGGTTCAGGGTGAGCGCCCAGCGCAGGCGCACGAGCGTCAGAGCCATGCCAGGCCCTCCTGCTCGTGGCGGCCGCCCACGAGGTCCACGAACCGGTCCTCGAGGTCCCGCCCGGCGCGGACCTCCTCGAGGGTGCCGGCCGCGCGCAGGGTGCCGCCGGCGATCACGGCCACGTGGGAGCACATGCGCTGGACGAGGTCCATCACGTGGCTGGAGACGATCACGGTGCCGCCGCGGCCCACGTAGTCGTGCAGGATGTCCCGGATGTTGGCCGCGGAGACGGGGTCCACCGCCTCGAAGGGCTCGTCCAGCACCAGCACATCCGGGGCGTGGACCATGGCGGCGGCCAGGCTGATCTTCTTGGTCATGCCGGCGGAGTAGTCCACCACGAGCTTGCGGCCGGCGTCGGCCAGGTCCATCACGCGCAGCAGGTCCTCGGTGCGGGCGGCCACCGTGTCCGCGTCCACGCCGTGCAGCAGGCCCGCGTAGGTGACGAGCTGGGCCCCGGTGAGCCGGTCGAAGGTGCGCACGCCGTCCGCGAGCACACCCACGCGGCGCTTGGCCTCGAGCGGCTGCGCCCACACGTCAACGCCGTGGATCCAGGCCTGGCCGAGGTCCGGGCGCAGCAGGCCGGTGGCCATGGACAGGGCGGTGGTCTTGCCCGCCCCGTTGGGGCCCACCACGCCGTAGAAGGAGCCGGCCGGCACGTCCAGGTCCAGCCCGTCCAGCGCCGTCTTGTCCCCGAAGCGCTTGGTCAGGCCGCGGGTGACGAGGGCCAGGTCCGGGTCCGGGGCGTCCACGGCGCGGCGGCGCGCCGCGGCGC
The sequence above is a segment of the Micrococcus endophyticus genome. Coding sequences within it:
- a CDS encoding ABC transporter ATP-binding protein, with amino-acid sequence MSEHPAEPHRTEHPTEPHPTEAHPTGSHRTAPSSAEAPHAGPAPDEAPAVAPSAAARRRAVDAPDPDLALVTRGLTKRFGDKTALDGLDLDVPAGSFYGVVGPNGAGKTTALSMATGLLRPDLGQAWIHGVDVWAQPLEAKRRVGVLADGVRTFDRLTGAQLVTYAGLLHGVDADTVAARTEDLLRVMDLADAGRKLVVDYSAGMTKKISLAAAMVHAPDVLVLDEPFEAVDPVSAANIRDILHDYVGRGGTVIVSSHVMDLVQRMCSHVAVIAGGTLRAAGTLEEVRAGRDLEDRFVDLVGGRHEQEGLAWL